A genomic window from Streptomyces sp. HUAS YS2 includes:
- a CDS encoding AfsR/SARP family transcriptional regulator: protein MDRENGPRVPEQRAPRTGPEDAERGGVPEGAPGAPEPVSDLRFAVLGPVRAWRDGEQLPSGSPQQRALLAALLLRDGRTATAGELIDGIWGEEPPSQALAALRTYASRLRKVLDPGVLVSDAGGYAIRTHRGALDLDVAQDLAAEAEKLWASGERSEARALINKSLGLWDGEVLASVPGPYAENQRARLEEWRLTLLETRLDMDLEIGNHAEAVSELTALTAAHPLRERLRELLMLALYRSGRQAEALAVYADTRRLLADELGVDPCPELSRLQQRILQADSELARPVEESAPAPATVSRPAQLPATVADFTGRAAFVRELGDQLATAEGSVMAVSALAGIGGVGKTTLAVHVAHAARPHFPDGQLYVDLQGAGARAAAPETVLGAFLRALGAPDSAIPDSLDERAALYRSTLDGRRVLVLLDNARDAAQIRPLLPGTAGCAALVTSRIRMVDLAGAHLVDLDVMSPEEALQLFTKIVGEERVSAEREAALDVVAACGFLPLAIRIAASRLAARRTWTVSVLAAKLADERRRLDELQAGDLAVKATFELGYGQLEPAQARAFRLLGLADGPDISLSAAAAVLDLPPHDAEDLLEALVDTSLLESAAPGRYRYHDLVRLYARACAERDEQPPSEREAALSRLLDFYLSTAAGVYAIERPGDRLVDHLEPPSYEGLTFTDRHEAQDWLYREANCLLACVRQSAGAATLRRAVDLLWASIDIGESGANSKQYESAAAALREAAHETGDEHAEARALMALSNVHAHTGRFDDADRDAELAAGLADRTEDALTLAWAANSRGIVAIYQSRHADGEVHLTHAIDWFRADGNRPSEASALCNLSRIHLAMGRLTSAVSLAERGIAIYDSTGNSFRGANGRYALGMALTESGQHAQGAEALREALAVFRDSRQRLWEGMTLYRLAELELSARRPAQAAALAEQALAVLNGVGGDWRRANVLTVLGRALQGIGQTGRSRVCWSDALATYDDLGSPEADHVRALLHPAAVA, encoded by the coding sequence ATGGACCGTGAGAACGGCCCGCGAGTGCCGGAGCAGAGAGCTCCGCGAACGGGTCCCGAGGACGCGGAGCGCGGTGGCGTGCCCGAAGGCGCGCCCGGCGCCCCGGAACCGGTATCGGACCTGCGCTTCGCCGTGCTCGGACCCGTCCGCGCCTGGCGGGACGGCGAACAGCTGCCGTCCGGCTCCCCGCAGCAGCGGGCGCTTCTCGCCGCGCTGTTGCTGCGCGACGGCCGGACCGCCACCGCCGGGGAGCTGATCGACGGGATCTGGGGCGAGGAGCCGCCGTCGCAGGCGCTCGCCGCGCTCCGCACGTACGCCTCCCGGCTGCGCAAGGTCCTCGACCCGGGCGTGCTGGTCAGCGACGCCGGCGGGTACGCGATCCGCACCCACCGCGGGGCCCTCGACCTCGACGTCGCCCAGGACCTGGCCGCCGAGGCCGAGAAACTGTGGGCGTCGGGCGAGCGCAGCGAGGCACGCGCCCTGATCAACAAGTCGCTCGGACTGTGGGACGGCGAGGTGCTGGCCTCCGTACCGGGCCCGTACGCCGAGAACCAGCGGGCCCGCCTGGAGGAGTGGCGGCTCACCCTCCTGGAGACCCGGCTCGACATGGACCTGGAGATCGGCAACCACGCGGAGGCCGTCTCCGAGCTGACCGCTCTCACGGCCGCGCACCCGCTCCGCGAGCGGCTGCGCGAGCTGCTGATGCTCGCGCTGTACCGCAGCGGCCGGCAGGCCGAGGCGCTCGCCGTGTACGCGGACACCCGGCGGCTCCTCGCGGACGAGCTGGGCGTCGACCCGTGCCCCGAACTCTCCCGGCTCCAGCAGCGGATCCTCCAGGCGGACTCGGAACTCGCCCGCCCGGTCGAGGAGTCCGCGCCGGCCCCGGCGACCGTCTCACGGCCCGCCCAGCTCCCCGCGACCGTAGCCGACTTCACCGGCCGCGCCGCCTTCGTCCGGGAACTCGGGGACCAGCTCGCCACGGCGGAGGGCTCCGTCATGGCGGTCTCCGCGCTCGCGGGCATCGGCGGCGTCGGCAAGACGACCCTCGCGGTGCACGTCGCCCACGCGGCCCGCCCGCACTTCCCCGACGGCCAGCTGTACGTCGACCTCCAGGGCGCGGGGGCGCGGGCGGCGGCGCCGGAGACGGTCCTGGGCGCGTTCCTGCGCGCCCTGGGTGCGCCGGACTCCGCGATCCCCGACTCGCTCGACGAGCGGGCGGCGCTGTACCGCTCGACGCTGGACGGCCGCCGGGTCCTGGTCCTCCTCGACAACGCGCGCGACGCCGCCCAGATCCGGCCGCTGCTGCCGGGCACGGCGGGCTGCGCGGCGCTGGTGACCAGCCGGATCCGGATGGTGGACCTGGCCGGGGCGCATCTGGTGGACCTGGACGTGATGTCCCCGGAGGAGGCGCTCCAGCTCTTCACGAAGATCGTGGGCGAGGAGCGGGTCTCCGCGGAGCGGGAGGCGGCGCTGGACGTGGTGGCGGCGTGCGGCTTCCTGCCGCTGGCCATCCGCATCGCGGCGTCCCGGCTGGCGGCCCGCCGCACGTGGACCGTGTCGGTCCTCGCGGCGAAGCTCGCCGACGAGCGGCGCCGCCTGGACGAGCTCCAGGCGGGCGACCTCGCGGTCAAGGCGACGTTCGAGCTGGGTTACGGCCAGCTGGAGCCGGCCCAGGCCCGCGCCTTCCGTCTCCTCGGCCTCGCGGACGGCCCCGACATCTCCCTGTCGGCCGCCGCGGCGGTCCTGGACCTCCCGCCCCACGACGCCGAGGACCTCCTGGAGGCCCTCGTCGACACGTCCCTCCTGGAGTCCGCCGCGCCGGGCCGGTACCGCTACCACGACCTCGTCCGCCTCTACGCGCGTGCATGCGCGGAGCGCGACGAACAGCCCCCGTCGGAACGCGAGGCGGCGCTCTCGCGCCTGCTGGACTTCTACCTGTCGACGGCGGCGGGGGTGTACGCGATCGAGCGACCGGGCGACCGCCTGGTCGACCACTTGGAGCCGCCGTCCTACGAGGGCCTGACGTTCACGGACCGCCACGAGGCCCAGGACTGGCTGTACCGGGAGGCGAACTGCCTCCTGGCGTGCGTCCGGCAGTCGGCGGGCGCCGCAACGCTGCGGCGTGCGGTCGATCTGCTGTGGGCGTCGATCGACATCGGCGAGTCCGGCGCCAACTCCAAGCAGTACGAGTCCGCGGCGGCTGCGTTGCGCGAGGCCGCGCACGAGACCGGTGACGAGCACGCCGAGGCGCGGGCGCTGATGGCACTCAGCAACGTCCACGCCCACACCGGACGCTTCGACGACGCCGACCGCGACGCGGAACTCGCGGCCGGACTGGCCGACCGGACCGAGGACGCCCTCACGCTGGCCTGGGCGGCCAACTCCCGGGGCATCGTGGCGATCTACCAGAGTCGCCACGCCGACGGCGAAGTGCACCTGACCCATGCCATCGACTGGTTCCGGGCGGACGGGAACCGGCCGAGCGAGGCCAGCGCGTTGTGCAACCTGTCGCGCATCCACCTGGCGATGGGGCGGCTGACGAGCGCCGTCTCGCTGGCGGAGCGCGGGATCGCCATCTACGACTCCACGGGCAACTCGTTCCGGGGTGCCAACGGTCGGTACGCGCTGGGGATGGCTCTCACCGAAAGTGGCCAGCACGCGCAGGGCGCGGAGGCGCTGCGCGAGGCGCTGGCGGTGTTCCGGGACAGTCGGCAGCGTCTGTGGGAGGGCATGACCCTGTACCGCCTGGCGGAGCTCGAACTCTCCGCACGGCGGCCGGCCCAGGCGGCCGCGTTGGCCGAGCAGGCGCTCGCGGTGCTGAACGGTGTCGGCGGGGACTGGCGGCGCGCCAACGTCCTGACCGTGCTCGGCCGGGCACTGCAGGGCATAGGGCAGACGGGACGCTCCCGCGTCTGCTGGAGCGATGCGCTGGCCACGTACGACGACCTCGGCTCTCCCGAGGCGGATCACGTGCGCGCCCTGCTCCACCCGGCGGCGGTCGCCTGA
- a CDS encoding class I SAM-dependent methyltransferase — MHTGVEQTAYLVNESRARRPELARDPLAAAWIPDGERGGVRALWEEFAGDVYPHDDLVVSLRGRYIADTLERALELDPDTVLVVCGAGFSSYPWLLPFRTALEVDLPTMIEAKRQRAAELMDAGAIPRRDVHHLAADLGTPAGREAVAAAVRELAAGRPVAYVAEGLVFYLSPDDARAVARLGAEFGDHAVTAVSYWPDWAEDNRVLADQRLWFRRRSVPEDASYLTHGELPGLLGGAQVEDHGPESLQRRYLDRVEVPESDLIPEYVAVSWAGER, encoded by the coding sequence ATGCACACCGGAGTGGAGCAGACCGCGTACCTCGTCAACGAGTCCCGGGCCCGTCGGCCCGAACTCGCCCGCGATCCCCTGGCAGCCGCCTGGATCCCGGACGGAGAGCGGGGCGGCGTCCGCGCCCTGTGGGAGGAGTTCGCCGGCGACGTCTACCCGCACGACGACCTGGTGGTCTCGCTGCGCGGCAGATACATCGCGGACACGCTCGAACGCGCCCTGGAGCTGGACCCCGACACCGTGCTCGTCGTCTGCGGCGCCGGTTTCTCCTCGTACCCCTGGCTGCTGCCCTTCCGCACGGCCCTCGAGGTCGACCTGCCCACCATGATCGAGGCCAAGCGGCAGCGTGCCGCCGAGCTGATGGACGCGGGCGCGATCCCGCGCCGCGACGTGCACCACCTGGCCGCCGACCTCGGCACCCCGGCCGGCCGCGAGGCCGTCGCCGCGGCGGTGCGCGAGCTCGCCGCCGGGCGGCCGGTCGCGTACGTGGCCGAGGGCCTGGTCTTCTACCTGTCGCCGGACGACGCCCGGGCGGTCGCCCGGCTCGGCGCCGAGTTCGGGGACCACGCGGTCACCGCCGTCAGCTACTGGCCGGACTGGGCCGAGGACAACCGGGTCCTCGCCGACCAGCGGCTCTGGTTCCGGCGCCGCTCCGTCCCGGAGGACGCCAGCTACCTGACCCACGGCGAGCTGCCCGGCCTCCTCGGCGGCGCCCAGGTCGAGGACCACGGGCCGGAGTCCCTGCAGCGCCGCTACCTGGACCGCGTGGAGGTCCCGGAGAGCGATCTGATCCCCGAGTACGTCGCGGTGTCCTGGGCCGGTGAGAGATGA
- a CDS encoding amidohydrolase family protein, with amino-acid sequence METFPKIISVDDHTVEPPSVWRDRLPSKYRDVGPRIVRAPLKEMTFLGGKFAPVMGAKGDDGPIGDWWVYEDLHRPLTRLDTAVGYDRDEIKLEVITYEQMRPGSWSVPDRLADMDVNHVQSALCFPTFPRFCGQTFTEASDRELGLLGVRAYNDWMVEEWCGPEARGRLIPLTLVPLWDAHLAAEEVRRNAARGVRAVAFSEIPPHLGLPSIHTDYWDPFLAACDETGTVVAMHIGSSSRMPSTSADAPPAVGSTITFANCCFSMVDWLMSGKFERFPNLKIMYAEGQIGWIPYILERADVVWEENRGWGGVADKVLRPPSELFANHVYGCFFDDAFGLKNLDAIGVGNVLYETDYPHSDSTWPKSREVGEAQMGHLDPATVDRIVRGNAIDLLQLTKDGLWPGA; translated from the coding sequence ATGGAGACCTTCCCGAAGATCATCTCGGTGGACGACCACACCGTGGAGCCCCCCAGCGTCTGGCGGGACCGGCTCCCGTCCAAGTACCGCGACGTCGGCCCCCGCATCGTCCGCGCCCCCCTGAAGGAAATGACCTTCCTGGGCGGGAAGTTCGCGCCCGTCATGGGCGCCAAGGGCGACGACGGGCCGATCGGCGACTGGTGGGTGTACGAGGACCTGCACCGCCCGCTGACCCGGCTCGACACCGCCGTCGGCTACGACAGGGACGAGATCAAGCTCGAGGTCATCACGTACGAGCAGATGCGGCCGGGCTCCTGGTCCGTCCCCGACCGGCTCGCCGACATGGACGTCAACCACGTCCAGTCCGCCCTCTGTTTCCCCACCTTCCCCCGCTTCTGCGGCCAGACGTTCACCGAGGCGTCAGACCGCGAACTGGGACTGCTCGGCGTGCGCGCGTACAACGACTGGATGGTGGAGGAGTGGTGCGGTCCCGAGGCGCGGGGCCGGCTCATCCCGCTCACCCTCGTCCCGCTCTGGGACGCGCACCTCGCCGCCGAGGAGGTCCGGCGCAACGCCGCCCGCGGCGTGCGCGCCGTGGCGTTCTCCGAGATACCGCCGCACCTGGGCCTGCCGTCGATCCACACCGACTACTGGGACCCGTTCCTCGCCGCCTGCGACGAGACCGGGACCGTCGTCGCCATGCACATCGGCTCCTCCAGCCGGATGCCGTCCACCTCGGCGGACGCGCCGCCCGCCGTCGGCTCCACGATCACCTTCGCGAACTGCTGCTTCTCGATGGTCGACTGGCTGATGAGCGGCAAGTTCGAGCGCTTCCCCAACCTGAAGATCATGTACGCGGAGGGCCAGATCGGCTGGATCCCGTACATCCTGGAGCGCGCCGACGTGGTCTGGGAGGAGAACCGCGGCTGGGGCGGCGTCGCCGACAAGGTGCTGCGCCCGCCGTCCGAGCTGTTCGCGAACCACGTGTACGGCTGCTTCTTCGACGACGCGTTCGGCCTGAAGAACCTGGACGCGATCGGCGTGGGCAACGTCCTGTACGAGACGGACTACCCGCACTCCGACTCCACCTGGCCCAAGTCCCGCGAGGTCGGCGAGGCCCAGATGGGGCACCTGGACCCGGCGACCGTGGACCGGATCGTGCGCGGCAACGCCATCGACCTGCTCCAGCTGACGAAGGACGGCCTCTGGCCGGGCGCGTAG